From Acidovorax sp. 1608163:
CTTGTTTGGCGGCAGTTTCAAGCCTTTTTAGGCTGAATGCATCGTGCAATCAGCGCAGGCAGCTATCTTTTGCATAGCGCCTGGCGGGGCTTGATCAGGCCGTCAGCCGCTCCAGCGCTTCGCGGTACTTGGCGGCGGTTTTTTCGATCACGGCCTGGGGCAGGCGGGGCGAGGGGGCGGTCTTGTCCCAGGGCTTGCCGTTCACCTGGGCTTGCTCCAGCCAGTCGCGCACAAACTGCTTGTCGTAGCTGGGTGGGTTGGCGCCAGCGGTCAGGGCGGTTTCGTAGCCTTCCACGGGCCAGTAGCGCGAGCTGTCAGGGGTCAGCACTTCGTCCATCAGCACCAGCGTGCCGTCGGGCGCCAGGCCAAATTCGAACTTGGTGTCGGCAATGATCATGCCTTTGGTCAGCGCAATCTCGGCGGCGGCCTTGTAGATGGCGATGCTCAGGTCGCGGATGCGGGTGGCCAAGTCCAGGCCAATCATCTCCACGGTGCGCTCAAAGGTGATGTTCTCGTCGTGCTCGCCCATCGCGGCCTTGGCGGCGGGGGTGTAGATGGGCTCGGGCAGCTTGGCCGCGTTGGTCAGTCCGGCAGGCAGGGGCACGCCGCACACGGCTTGCGACTCCTGGTATTCCTTCCAGCCACTGCCGGCCAGGTAGCCGCGCACCACGGCTTCGACCGGGATGGGCTTGAGGCGCTGCACCAGCATTGAGCGGCCGCGCACCTGCTCCACCTCGGCGGGGCTCACCACGCTCTCGGGGGCGTCGCCTGTGAGGTGGTTGGGGCAAATGTGGCCAAGTTTGTCGAACCAGAACAGCGCCATCTGCGTGAGCAGCGCACCTTTGCCCGGAATGGGCTCGCCCATGATCACGTCAAAGGCCGAGAGGCGGTCGCTGGCGACCATCAGGATGCGGTCGTCGCCCACGGCGTAGTTGTCGCGCACCTTGCCGCGTGCCAGCAGGGGCAGCGATGTCAGGGCAGAGGTGTGCAGGGCGGGGTTGCTGGGCTGTGTCATGGTGTCGGTTGGGCAATCTGCGCCGGTGGGCGCGCAGCATACGAAGGCAACGGAGGGTCGGTCGCTGCAGCGGTGCACGGCGGGCGGGCCGGGGTGTTCGTGGCATGTGCCGCAGCAGCAGGATTTTACTTGGCTTGCTCGCCCGCGCCCCGACCAGCGAACAGCCAGCCGCTGTGGCACCGTTGTGGCACATTGGGCGCCCCTCTCTGCTTTGGCTCAGGCACTGTTTGTGAACCCACCTTCTACACCCACCCCCCTCACTGCGCGGCGCGAGCTTTGGCTGTTGCTGACCCTGGCCGGCATCCAGTTCACCCACATCCTGGACTTCATGATCATGATGCCGCTGGGGCCGCAGTTCACCCAGTTGTTTGGCATCAGCGATGCGCAGTTCGGGCTGCTGGTGTCGGCGTACACGCTGTCGGCCGGGGTGTCGGGGCTGCTGGCATCGACCTACATCGACCGGTTTGGCCGCAAGCGCCTTTTGTTGGTGCTGTATGCGCTGTTCGGGCTGGCCACGCTGGCCTGCGGTGTGGCGCCCACGTATGCCACGCTCATGGTGGCGCGGGTGCTGGCGGGCACGTTTGGCGGGGTGCTGTCTGCGCTGTGCCAGACCATCGTGGCCGACGTGGTGCCGTTTGAGCGGCGCGGCCGGGCCATGGGCATTGTGATGACCTCGTTTTCTGTCTCCACCGTGGCGGGCGTGCCGCTGGGGCTCATCCTGGCCGAGCACTGGGGCTGGCACATGCCGTTTGTGTCGATTGCCGTGCTGTGCGGTGTCTTGCTGGTGTGTGCGGCCCGCTCTTTGCCCACCATGGACCACCACCTGGCGGCAGGGCAGGCCCGCACCGCCTTCGGAGGCATCGGGCAGGTGCTGCGCGATGTGAACCACCGCTGGGCGTTTTTGTTCTCGGCGCTGCTCATGTTCACCGGGTTCACGGTGATTCCGTACATCACCATTTATCTGCAGGCCAATGCGGGCGTGCGGGCCGACCAGATGCCGCTGGTGTACCTGTGCGGCGGGGTTGTCACGCTTTTTACCGCCCGTTTCTTTGGCCACCTGACCGACCGCCGGGGCAAGGTGATCACCTTCCGCTGGCTGGCCTTTGCCGTCATGCCCACCTTGCTGGGCATCACCCTTGTGCGGGGCGTGCCGCTGTGGGCGGTGCTGGTGGTGTCCACGCTGATGTTCACCTTCATGAGCGGCCGCATGATCCCCGGCATGGCCCTGGTCACCTCGGCCGCCCAGCCTGCGCTGCGCGGCACGTTCATGACGCTCAATGCCTCGGTGCAGTCGGCTGCCATGGGCGTGGCGTCTCTGGTGGGTGGGGTGCTGATTGGCCGCGACGCACAGGGCCTGGTGCAGAACTACTGGATGGCCGCCGTGGTGGGCATGGCCGCCAGCCTGGGGGCCGTGTGGGTGGCGGGGCGCCTGCATTTGCATGGGGCGCCGGGGGCTGTGCGCCCTTGAGCACAAAGGGGGTGCTGCAGCGGCTCACGCCCCTTCAGAACTGTGCTGACTCACGCATTGTGAGGGGTTTTTGGCCGTTTGGCACCTTCGGCCCGATAACCCGCCGATGCACATCGGAATGGGATTGCAATTAGCACAGTCCAGGGGCATAGTGAAGTCACGTCAACGGATGCATCCAGTTCGCCGGGCCGCCACTCTGATCCAGTGCGGCAAATGTTTTTCACCGAGAGCCACAGGAGACTTACCTATGAATTTGACGATCAGCGGTCACCACCTCGAAGTTACCCCTGCCTTGCGCAACTACGTCACCACCAAGCTCGATCGGATCACGCGCCATTTTGACCAAGTGGTTGATGTCAAGGTACTGCTGACAGTTGAGAAGCAAAAGGAAAAGGAAAAGCGCCAACGAGCGGAATGCAACATCCACGTCAAGGGCAGCGACCTGTTTGCCGAAAGCTCGCACTCTGACCTCTACGCCGCTGTGGATGAGCTGGTCGACAAGATGGACCGCCAGGTAGTGCGTCACAAGGATCGCCTGCAAGACCACCACCACGAAGCGGCCAAGCGCGAACTGCACGCTTGATGCACCTGCCCGTCAGGTGCCCACACAGCAACCGCCCCATGGGGGCGGTTTTTTTCTGGGCCACGCGGCTTTACTCAGGGTTTTCGCCAGTGTGTGCATAATTGTTACCTCCATGAACCGACTCGCCTCCATCCTCCCCGCCGCTCAAGTCCTTGTGAGCGTGGACGCTACTAGCAAAAAACGTGCTTTTGAAGAAGCGGGGCTGCTTTTCGAGAGCCAGCACGGCCTCTCGCGGGCGCTCATCACGGACAGCCTGTTTGCCCGTGAGCGCCTGGGGTCTACCGGCCTCGGTCATGGCGTGGCCATCCCCCACGGTCGCATCAAGGGGCTCAAGGCGCCTATGGCGGCGGTGTTCCAGTTGCTGCAGCCCATCGGCTTTGATGCCCCGGACGAAATGCCGGTCAATCTGCTGATTTTTCTGCTGGTGCCTGAAGCGGCCACCCAGAAGCACCTGGAAATCCTCTCTGAAATTGCCGAGTTGCTGAGCGACTCTGCCCTGCGCGAGCGGCTCAAGGCATCGACCGATGCGGCCGAGCTGCACGGCATGATTGCCGGATGGCAATCCACCCAGACCGCCTGATCCTTCCGATCTGCCCGGCGCGTTTCTCGTTCCACCCAGCGCCCTGTCGCTGTGAACTGCTGTGAGTTGCCGTGAAACCTAACGTAGTCAGCGCCGACGTCCTGTTTGAAGAATTTCGCGGCTCCCTCAAATGGGAGTGGGTCGCAGGCCTGGGCGCCTCTGAGCGCCGGTTCGATGAGGTGGCTGTGCGCTCCGCGCGCTCGGGCGCCGATTTGGTGGGCTACCTCAATTACATCCACCCCTACCGGGTTCAAATTCTGGGTGAGCGAGAGGTCGCCTACCTCAGCAGCAGCGAATCGCCCGACGATTGCAAGCGCCGCATTGCCCGCATCGTGACGCTGGAGCCGCCCGTGCTGGTGCTGGCCGACAACCAGGTGGCCCCCGATGCGCTGGTGTCCATGTGCGAGCGCGCGCAGATTCCAATGTTCTCCACGCACGAGTCCTCGGCCTTCGTCATCGATGTGCTGCGTGCCTACCTGTCCAAGCATTTTGCCGACCGCATCACCATGCATGGCGTGTTCATGGACATTCTGGGCCTGGGCGTGATGATCACGGGTGAGTCAGGCCTGGGCAAGAGCGAGTTGGGCCTGGAGCTGATCTCGCGCGGCAATGGCCTGGTGGCCGACGATGCCGTGGACCTGTTTCGCATCAACCAGACCACCATCGAGGGTAAGTGCCCCGAGCTGCTGCAAAACCTGCTGGAAGTGCGCGGCATTGGCCTGCTCGACATCCGCGCCATCTTTGGCGAGACGGCGGTGCGCCGCAAGATGCGCCTCAAGCTCATCGTGCACCTGGTGCGCAAAGAGACGCTGGAGCGCGACTACGAACGCCTGCCCTATGAGCCGCTCACGCAGGATGTGCTGGGCGTGCCCGTGCTCAAGGTCGTCATCCAGGTGGTGGCCGGTCGCAATATCGCCGTGCTGGTCGAAGCCGCGGTGCGCAACACCATCCTGCAGTTGCGCGGCATCGACACCTACCAGGAGTTTGTCGACCGCCACCGCCGTGCGATGGAACGCGACACGGGTGGCTAAATCAGATTGCTATTGATTTGGTAGCTGTTTGCGCTTGATGGACAAGCGGTAGAGCCTGTTTTGGCTCAAATCGGGCCTG
This genomic window contains:
- a CDS encoding phosphoribosylaminoimidazolesuccinocarboxamide synthase translates to MTQPSNPALHTSALTSLPLLARGKVRDNYAVGDDRILMVASDRLSAFDVIMGEPIPGKGALLTQMALFWFDKLGHICPNHLTGDAPESVVSPAEVEQVRGRSMLVQRLKPIPVEAVVRGYLAGSGWKEYQESQAVCGVPLPAGLTNAAKLPEPIYTPAAKAAMGEHDENITFERTVEMIGLDLATRIRDLSIAIYKAAAEIALTKGMIIADTKFEFGLAPDGTLVLMDEVLTPDSSRYWPVEGYETALTAGANPPSYDKQFVRDWLEQAQVNGKPWDKTAPSPRLPQAVIEKTAAKYREALERLTA
- a CDS encoding MFS transporter, with product MNPPSTPTPLTARRELWLLLTLAGIQFTHILDFMIMMPLGPQFTQLFGISDAQFGLLVSAYTLSAGVSGLLASTYIDRFGRKRLLLVLYALFGLATLACGVAPTYATLMVARVLAGTFGGVLSALCQTIVADVVPFERRGRAMGIVMTSFSVSTVAGVPLGLILAEHWGWHMPFVSIAVLCGVLLVCAARSLPTMDHHLAAGQARTAFGGIGQVLRDVNHRWAFLFSALLMFTGFTVIPYITIYLQANAGVRADQMPLVYLCGGVVTLFTARFFGHLTDRRGKVITFRWLAFAVMPTLLGITLVRGVPLWAVLVVSTLMFTFMSGRMIPGMALVTSAAQPALRGTFMTLNASVQSAAMGVASLVGGVLIGRDAQGLVQNYWMAAVVGMAASLGAVWVAGRLHLHGAPGAVRP
- the hpf gene encoding ribosome hibernation-promoting factor, HPF/YfiA family; this translates as MNLTISGHHLEVTPALRNYVTTKLDRITRHFDQVVDVKVLLTVEKQKEKEKRQRAECNIHVKGSDLFAESSHSDLYAAVDELVDKMDRQVVRHKDRLQDHHHEAAKRELHA
- a CDS encoding PTS sugar transporter subunit IIA; protein product: MNRLASILPAAQVLVSVDATSKKRAFEEAGLLFESQHGLSRALITDSLFARERLGSTGLGHGVAIPHGRIKGLKAPMAAVFQLLQPIGFDAPDEMPVNLLIFLLVPEAATQKHLEILSEIAELLSDSALRERLKASTDAAELHGMIAGWQSTQTA
- the hprK gene encoding HPr(Ser) kinase/phosphatase, whose amino-acid sequence is MKPNVVSADVLFEEFRGSLKWEWVAGLGASERRFDEVAVRSARSGADLVGYLNYIHPYRVQILGEREVAYLSSSESPDDCKRRIARIVTLEPPVLVLADNQVAPDALVSMCERAQIPMFSTHESSAFVIDVLRAYLSKHFADRITMHGVFMDILGLGVMITGESGLGKSELGLELISRGNGLVADDAVDLFRINQTTIEGKCPELLQNLLEVRGIGLLDIRAIFGETAVRRKMRLKLIVHLVRKETLERDYERLPYEPLTQDVLGVPVLKVVIQVVAGRNIAVLVEAAVRNTILQLRGIDTYQEFVDRHRRAMERDTGG